The genomic DNA AACAGGGCTTATTCAATGCCACACACGGCACCTATTCGGTGCGGCTCTCGGACGGTTCGTTCATTATCACGCCGTTCGGACGTGACCGGGCATATCTGCAGGAAGAAGACCTTGTACGTATCAAGAACGGCATGAAGGAGCAGGGAAAAATCCCGTCCAGAGCGGTCAGATTCCATGAAATGATCTATCACAATAACCCGGATATCAACGCCGTCCTGCTGGCTCATCCGATGCATGTGATGGCTTTCGCCGTGACAGACGCAAAATTCGACCCGCGTACGATTCCCGAGAGTTACATTTTGCTGCGCGAGATTACCAAGGAACCTTATGAGAGCATTTTCGGCATGCCTGAAGAGGCCTCGAAGAAATTTAGCAACCGCGTACCGGCATTGATTTTCCAAAACGACAGTGTTGTTGTGACCGGCGGAACGCTTCTGCAGGCCTTTGACCGACTTGAGGTCGCCGAAGCCACCGCGGCTTCAATCATCGGCTCCAAGGAGATCGGCAAAATCGTCCATATCACCGAAAAAGAGATCGACGATCTCAAAACGGCATTCCATCTGCATGACTAAATTAAGAATGAATTGTTCAAATTGTAGGGAACGGTCTTGACCGTTCCGATTCCCGGGGCGTTAGAAATAACGCCCCGGGAACATTTATCTACACCAGTGATTTTTCATAACATCGTCCAAGCGATTGATGTTGCCAAATAGCAGCGAGGACGGCAACGCGGCTACGAAGTTAGAAAATCAGCAGATTTCGCTTCGCGTTTGTAACCGGCATCATACCGGCGCGTTTGTTGTCAGCGGGCACTGCCCGCCGGAACGGTCAAGACCGTTCCCTACACGAAATATAACCGAGGTAGGAAGCGCGCGCTATCAAATTATGGAATTGCAGAAGCTTTAACGCGTATGTGAGCGGACACTGTCCGCCTTTACATAACGGGTGAAATATGGTATAATTATTAAAATATATTCGGAAAGGCGAGTGGCGTCGATGCAAAAGTTCAGCGAGCTGGAATACAAGCGTCCTTCGATCAAGGAGACCAAGAAAAACTATGCCGCGTTACTGAAAGATTTTAAAGCGGCTGCCGATTACGAAGCCGCAAAATCCGCCTATATGAAAATCGGCGAACTCGACGCCGAATTGTCCACGATGTTCGTCATCGCCAGTGTGCGCAACACGATGAACATGGCCGACGAATTTTATGACGGTGAGATGAAATTTCTCAACCGGGCCGCGCCTACGTTGATTCCGCTGGAGAAAAAGATGCTGACCGCGCTGGTCGGCACGAAATTCCGCGCGGATTTCGAAAAAGAATTCGGCGCGCATATGTTCGCCATTCCCGAGATCGATTTGAAACTCGCGGACAAAAAGATCATGCTGAACATGATGCGCGAGAATTTTTTATGCGACGACTATAAAAAGACCGCGGCGGCGTGCAGCGTCGATTTTCGCGGTGAAAAATGCAATTTCTACGGACTTTTAAAGCACATGGAGGCAGCAGACCGAGAAGAGCGCAGAGAGGCGTTTTTGGCCTGGGGCAATTTATACAAAGAAACCGCTCCGAAATTGGACAAGATTTACGATAAACTGGTGAAACTGCGCAAAAAGATGGCCAAAAAGCTTAAGCTGAACGACTATATCGAGATGGCCTATCTCGGCAAGCACCGGGTGGACTATACCCGCGACGACGTGGCAAAATTCCGTGAGCAGGTGGTTAAATACCTCGTACCGGCCTGCGAACAACTGCGCAAAAAGCAAGCGGAACGCATCGGCGTGGACAAACTGAAATATTACGACGAGACCTTTTTCTTCCCCGACGGCAACCCGAACCCGGTCGGCAGTGTCAAGGAACTGGTCGGAAAAGCACAGCAGATGTACCGCGAACTCAGTCCCGAGAGCGGAGAGTTCTTCGACTTTATGGCCGAATATGAGCTGTTTGACCTCGAAACCCGGCCCGGTAAGCACTTGGGCGGTTACTGCACGTCGCTTTCGAAATATAAAGCGCCTTTCATCTTCTCGAATTTCAACGGTACCTCGGCGGACGTCGACGTGCTGACCCACGAGGCCGGACACGCATTCGAGGGATATCTCGCCTCGCGCCGCCAGCCGATTCCGGCTTACTACATCTCGACGAGCGAGATTAACGAGATTCACTCGATGTCGATGGAGCACTTCACTTATCCGTGGATGGAGAGCTTCTTCGGCGAGAACGCCGACAAATACCGGTTTGCCCATCTCACACAGGCGTTATTGGTAATTCCGTACATCGTCTGCGTCGACGAATTCCAGCATAAGGTCTTCGAAGCCGAAAAGACCGATGCCGGGAGCCGCCGTAAAATCTGGCACGAACTCGAGCAAAAGTATCTGCCGTGGCGCGATTACGACGGGTTTGATTTCCTCGAAGAGGGCGGTTTCTGGATGCAGAAGCAGCACATCTTCCTCTATCCGTTTTATTATATCGACTATTCGCTGGCTGCGATGGGCGCGTTTGAGTTTTATCAAAAGATGCTTGTTGACCGCAAAGCCGCCTGGGAGGGCTATCTCAATTTGTGCAAAGCCGGCGGCAGCAAGGGCTATTTCGAACTGTTGAAACTGGCCGGACTTTCCAATCCCTTTGAGGAAGGCACGGTTCAGAAAATCGTCGAAACGGTGATGACCGAAATCGATAAGGCCGAACAGCAATACGCAAAATGAGAATTTTGGGCATCGATCCGGGCTATGCGACCGTCGGCACCGGTATCGTGGACTACTGCAATCCGAAATTTTGCTTGGTCGGCTACGGTGCGGTCCTGACGCAGCCGGGTATTCCAATGCCGCGTCGGCTGGAGATGATCTACGACGAACTAACGGCGCTGATCGAAAAATATCAGCCCGACTGCGCCGCTGTCGAGGAGCTCTTTTTTACCAACAATTCCAAGACAGGAATCGCCGTGGCGCAGGCCAGAGGCATTGTTTTACTGGCGCTTCAAAAAAGCGGAACGCCGCTGTTTGAATATACGCCGTTACAAGTCAAATCGTCGGTCACCGGCTACGGAAAAGCCGAAAAAGCGCAGGTCATGGAGATGACGCGGGTGATCCTCGGGATGGAGAAAGTCGCAAAGCCCGACGACGCTGCCGATGCGCTGGCACTGGCCGTCTGTCACGCCCATTCGTCCGGGTCTGCCATCGCCGCCATTTATCGCAACCATAAGTAACTACTGGGGGTCAAAACAGATGTTTTACAGCCTCAACGGAACCCTGATTCATAAAGACACTGCAAGCGCTGTCATCGACTGCGGCGGCGTGGGGTTTTTATGCCATTGTTCTCTCAGTACCGCTAAAAAGCTGCCCAAGATCGATGAAAACGCCTTTTTGTTTACCTATTTGTGTGTAAAAGAAGACGCGTTGGAATTGTACGGCTTTGCCGATCAGGCAGAACTGGACTGCTTCAAACTGCTGATCGGTGTTTCGGGCGTCGGGGCTAAATCGGCTCTGGCGGTTTTATCCGAACTCGACAGTGATAAGTTCGCACTGTGCGTCGCGGCGGGCGATTACAAACGTCTGCAGAAAGCGCAGGGCATCGGCCCGAAAGCCGCCCAACGCATCGTATTGGAACTCAAAGACAAGGTCGGCGGGGTCGGCGGCGGAAACGCGGATTTGATTGAGGCCATCACCGCCGAGACAGGAAACGCCATGGAAGAAGCCATCGCGGCGTTGGTGTCGCTCGGTTACGGCAGAACCGACGCAGCGGCGGCCGTGGCTAAACTCGATCGGTCGATGTCGGTTGAGGACATGATCCGGCACGGCCTGAAAGAACTCTCCGGGAGGTATTAATCCATGCCCTTCAATGACCATTTTGAAAGTGAATATGAAGACCGGTTCGTCAGTCCGGTGAGTCAAGGCGAGGAAGTCGACAACGACAACAAATTGCGCCCCAAGTCGCTTTTGGAATACATCGGCCAGACCACCGCAAAAGAAAACCTCGCGGTCTTTATCGAGGCCGCCCGCAAGCGCGGTGAACCGCTTGATCACTGCTTGTTATACGGCCCTCCGGGTCTCGGCAAGACGACACTGGCCTGCATTATCGCCAACGAATTAGGGGTCAACATCCGCGTGACCTCGGGTCCCGCGATTGAGCGGCCCGGCGATCTGGCGGCACTGCTGACCAATCTTGCGGCGGGCGACGTGCTGTTTATAGACGAGATCCACCGTCTGTCCCGCAGCGTCGAGGAGGTTTTATACCCCGCAATGGAGGACTACGGGCTTGATATCATCATCGGCAAAGGACCGGCGGCGCGTTCTATCCGGGTCGATCTGCAAAAATTCACATTGATCGGCGCGACGACCCGGGCGGGTCAGCTGACTTCGCCGCTGCGCGACCGTTTCGGCATCAACCTGCGCCTTGAACTCTACACGAAAGACGAACTCTGCGCAATCGTCACCCGCAGCGCCGGGATTTTGGGCATTCCCTGCGACCGCAGCGGAGCCGTTGAGATCGCCGGAAGAAGCAGGGGTACGCCGCGTATCGCAAACCGCCTGTTAAAGCGCCTGCGCGATTTTGCGGAAGTGGCGGGTGAGGGTGTGATCGACAAAAAACTCGCGGACATGGCGCTTTCACGGCTTGAGATCGACGAACTCGGCCTCGATGCCATCGACCGCAGAATGTTAAAGATGATCGTCACCTCCTACGGCGGCGGCCCGGTCGGGTTGGAGACGCTGGCAGCGGCGGTCGGCGAAGAAGCGATCACGCTTGAAGACGTCTACGAACCGTACCTGATGCAGATCGGATTTTTGTCGCGCACCCCGCGCGGCAGATGCATCACACCGTCGGCATGCCGCCATCTCGGCATTCAAATGCCCGGCCAACAAACGTTATTATGAGAGTTGCAAACGGACACACCGAATACAAACTGCTCGACGCGTCGGGTGGTGAACGCCTCGAGGACTGGAACGGGGTTATTTTAATTCGCCCCGATCCGCAGGTGCTTTGGAACACGCCGAAAACCGATCCGCGCTGGAAAACGGCGGCGGCGCGCTACGTGCGCTCCAATACCGGCGGCGGCGCGTGGGAGATGCGCCAAAAAGTTCCCGACGTGTGGCAGATGCGCTATAAGGACTTAAAATTCAATCTCAAGCCGATGGGCTTTAAGCATACGGGGGTTTTCCCCGAACAGGCGGTCAACTGGGATTTGACCCGAAAGATCATCGCCAAAGCGGACAAGCCGTTTCCGGTATTGAATTTATTCGCCTACACCGGCGGAGCGACGCTGGCGTGCCTAGCCGAGGGTGCGGAAGTTGTGCATGTCGACGCGTCCAAAGGCATGGTGGCCTGGGGCAGGGAAAACGCCGAAATTTCGGGGCTTGCAAACGCCAAATGCCGCTGGCTTGTAGACGATTGTTTCAAGTTTATTGAACGTGAAATCCGGCGCGGAAACAAATATCGGGGCATCATCATGGACCCGCCGTCCTACGGACGCGGTCCGAACGGCGAGGTCTGGCAGTTGGAGTCGAAAATTCATGAATTTGTCGCCGCTTGCGCAAACCTCTTGGCAGACGACGCGGAATTTGTTATGATAAACTCCTATACGACCGGGCTTGCCCCATCCGCGGTGGCCTATCTGCTCGGTGTGGAGATTGAGAAAAAGCGCGGCGGGAACGTTTCCGCCGACGAGATCGGACTGCCCGTGCAGAGTGCGGGATTGATTCTGCCCTGCGGGGGCACGGCAATTTGGACGGCAAAATGAACGAAGCAATTGTATTTGACCACGTCGATTTTGAATATGACCCGAACGAACCGGTAATCCGCGACCTCTCGCTGACCATCTGCGAGGGGGAATTTGTCGCGGTTTTGGGACACAACGGCAGCGGCAAGTCGACGCTTGCAAAACTCATTAATGCTATTTTAATTCCCGCATGCGGTAAAGTGACTGTGTTCGGCATGGACACCGCCGACGAGGCGCTGACCAACGACATCCGCAAAAATGCGGGTATGGTGTTTCAAAACCCCGACAATCAGATCGTGGCGACAAGCGTCGAGGAAGATACCGCTTTTGCGCCTGAAAACCTCGGCGTGCCGCCTCCTGAAATCCGCAAGCGGGTGGATACCGCGCTTGACGAAGTCGGCATGCGCGAATTCGCCGACAGGCCACCTTATAAGCTCTCCGGAGGTCAGAAACAGCGGGTGGCCATCGCGGGAATTTTGGCGATGCAGCCGAAAATTTTGATTCTCGACGAGCCGACCGCTATGCTTGACCCGAAAGGCCGTAAAGAGGTTATGACGACGATTAAGCGTCTCAATGCCTCGGGCATCACGGTGGTGTTCGTGACGCATTATATGGATGAAGCCGCCAAAGCCAACCGGGTTTTGGTGATGGACAGAGGCGTTTTGGTGCGCGACTGTCCGCCGAGAACGCTGTTTGCCGAAGTCGAATTTTTGCGCGGGCTGGGTCTCGATATCCCGCCGTCGGCAAAGCTCGCGGAAGAACTGAAAAAGTCCGGCCTGCCGATTCAAAAAACGGTATTGAATGCGACCGAATGCGCCGAGGAAATCGCATCCCTCATTGGAGGCCAAAAATGCCGATAATCAGCGTCAAAGACCTCAGGCATGTCTACAGCCCCGGGACGCCGTTTGCGCAAACGGCACTCGACGGGGTCAGCTTTGACGTGGAAAAAGGCGAGTTTCTGGGCGTGATCGGACACACCGGCAGCGGAAAATCGACGCTGATGCAGATGTTGAACGGCCTTTTGAAGCCGACAAGCGGCGAGATCGATTTTAACGGCGAAAACATCCAGGCCAAGGGCTACAACCTGCACGAACTGCGGTTTTCGGTCGGCATGGTCTTTCAATATCCCGAATATCAGCTGTTTGAGGAAACCGTCTATAAAGACATCGCGTTCGGCCCGAAAAATATGGGGCTCAAACCCGACGAAATCGACCGGAGAGTGCGCAGAGCGGCGCAGTTCTGCGGCCTGCGGGAAGAACTGCTCGAGCGCTCGCCGTTTGAGTTATCCGGCGGTCAAAAACGCCGCGCGGCGATTGCCGGCGTGATCGCGATGGAGCCGAAAGTGTTGATTTTGGACGAACCCGCGGCCGGTCTCGACCCCGGCGGCAGAGAAAAGATTCTCGGACAAATCAAAAACTACCGCGAACAGACCGGTTCGACGGTGGTGTTAGTCAGCCATTCGATGGAGGAGATCGCAAAATACTGCGAAAAGGTGCTGGTGCTCGAAAAGGGCAAAGTGCTTTTACACGACAGCACCAAAGCCGTGTTTGCCCGCGCCGATTTACTGCGCGACACCGGCCTCGACATCCCCGAAATCACAAAAGTGCTGTTAAAACTGCGCGAGATGGGCTATGACGCGGATTGTTCCGCCTATACGCTTGATGCTGCCCGCGACGAGGTTTTGCGCTTGATCGGTGGTGATTGCCGTGCTTAGAGATATCACCCTCGGCCAATTCGTCCCCGGGCAGTCGTTCATCCACAAACTCGACGCGCGCTTTAAAACCGTATTGATTATCGCTTTCACGGTATTGGTTTTCGTGTCGAAAAATTTCGCTTCGATCGGATTGGTGGCGGTGTTGCTGGTCGGCGCTTCGGCGGCTTCGCGCATTCCGGCAAAAATGCTGATCCGCAGTTTTAAGCCGCTGCTGCCGTTCATTCTCTTTACGGTAATTTTAAATATGTTTTATGTCGACGGGCAGATCTTGTGGCAGTTTTGGGTGTTGAAAATCACCAAAGAGGGGCTTTTGCTCAGTGCGATGATGGCTTTGCGCATCATCTTTATGCTGCTGGGCGGTTCTTTGCTCACGTTTACGACTTCTCCGATTGTACTGACCGATGCGCTCGAACGGTTGATGAAGCCGCTTTCGTGGATCAAGGTACCGGTGCACGACATCGCCATGATGATGACGATTGCTTTACGCTTTATTCCGACTTTGATCGATGAGACCGAAAAGATTATGAACGCCCAAAAAGCGCGCGGTGCAGACTTGGAGAGCGGCGGTCCGCTCAAACGGGCGAAAGCATTGATTCCGATTTTGGTGCCGCTGTTTGTCTCGGCGTTCAAACGGGCCGACGAACTTGCGCTCGCGATGGAGTGCCGCTGCTATACCGGAGGAAAAGGCCGTACGCGTTTAAAGCAGATGAAAGCCGCCCCGCGCGACGGTTTTGCCGTGTTGATTACGGCGGCGGTCACTACGGGCGTGATCTGGCTGAATGCGATTCTGCCGCCGATCATAACGAGATGAGCATGAAAAATTTTAAAGTCACCATCGCCTTTGACGGCGGTAATTACGGCGGCTGGCAGATTCAGAAAAACAGTTATACGGTTCAACAGGCGGTACAGGACTCATTAAAAAAGATACTGAAGACCCGTCATAAAGTGACCGGCTGCGGCAGAACCGATTCGGGCGTACATGCCAACAATTATGTGTATAACTTCAAGACTGAGAGCAATATCCCCGAAAATGGGCTGTTTCGTGCATTGCACATCACGCTGCCCGACGATATCGCGGTGCTCGAGGTTAAAGAGGTCGCTCTCGATTTTTCGGCACAGTTTTCGGCGGTGGCGAAGCAGTATATCTACCAGTTCAGCAACACCGTCAGCCGCAATCCGTTTTTAGACCGCTACGCGCTGCACTACGAATATCCGATGGACGATAAACTGATGGATAAGGCGGCAAAACATTTCCTCGGACACCATGATTTTTCGGCCTTTTGCGCCTCGGGTGCGCAGAATGTGACCAGCGACCGCACGATTTTTCGCTCCGACGTGGTTCGCGACGGCGACATCGTACGGTATTACGTGGCCGGAAACGGGTTTTTATATAATATGGTGCGAATCATGGCGGGCACGTTGCTGTATGTCTCGGCGGGCAAACTCGAAGCCGATTCGATTCCCGATATTATCGCCTCGGGCGACCGGGAACGCGCGGGCAAGACGCTCCCGCCGCACGGGCTTTATTTAGACAGAGTTTTTTATGATACGATTTCGCATGAAAAAGGAGCCGGAGACCATGGCGGAGAATGAGGGTAGACAGGTACGCGACAGTAAAAAACGCAGAAAGATCAGGGCGAAACGCTGGCTGATCTTGTTTGTCACCGCTTTGGTGATTGTCTTTATCGCCTGCAACTGGGAGTGGCTTTCACCGGTGGCGATTTTGCAGCGCGTTCAGGCGGCTAAGAGCGGCGCGGGTGTGGTAACGGAGTATCCTGTAGATATCGCAGGTAAAGAGGTTGCAGGTATCTCCGGATTCGGCAGCGGCGGTATTCTTGCAGCTGACTCGGGCTGTTATTTGCTGCGCTCCGACAGTACGACCTATTATCAATACGCGCTGGCCTCGACGACCGCGGTTATCGGCGACAAAGCTGCGCTGGTCTATGAAAAGGGCGGTACGAAGTTCCAATATTTCAACACCGAGGGCAGGGTGTTTGAATACGAAAACGCCGAACAAATTCTGCGCATGGCGGTCGCCAAAAACGGCAGTTATGCGCTTTTGACCGCACCCAGTGAGTACTCGTCCAAACTGACGATTTATTCGAATACCCACACGGAGTTGTTTTCACAGTTTTTTCAAACGCCGAACCTGACGCGGATTGCTCTGAACAGCTCCGCAAAATATTGCGCGGTGATTGTTCTTGAGACAATCGACGGGCAGCTTTGCAGTCAATTATCCGTCTATGATACCGGCCTGCAGGATCCGGTGTACACCCAGACTTTTGCCGGACTGCTCGCATTAGATATGCAATACTGCGAAGACGGCGACCTGGTAATCGTCTTTGATCGTGCCGCCGTTCGTTATAACACCAAATATGAGCTTTCCTGGCGGGTTGACTTCGATGGCCTTGCCGCTTATGCGACTTCAAACGACGGTACCGTCGGACTGTTGCTCGACGATTCGGAGGGCATCGGCTGTACGCTTAAAGTTTGCGGTGAACAGGGAGAATTGTGGTCGGCACAGATTTCGGGACAGGCCAAGGGACTGTCGGTTCGGGACGGAAAAGCGGTTTATCTGGCCGGCGGACAGGTTTTACTGTTGGATGAGAGTGGGAAGAGCGCCGGAACGGCAGAATGTTCCCTGGATACATACAGTACTGCTTTGGGCGATAAATTTGTCGTTTTAGTCGGGAAAGACAAGATTTCACGCATTTTATTGTCGGATATGAACGTCGCTTGACACTTGCAAAATTACGTACCATGGTATAAAATGCTATATACGGGAGAAGTTGAGAAACTCACCGCGCCGGTACAATTTATCTGTGATTTTCCATAGAGAGGTGAGAAAATGTCAGTTGTAGACCTTGTCATTGTACTGATCGTGATTATCAGTGTGATCATCGGGTTCAAACGCGGATTTGTCAAAACGCTGGTCGGACTTGTCAGTCTGGTACTGGCATTTATCATTGCATATACGTTTGCGGCACCGATTTCCGAAAAGGTATATGACAATTATCTCGAGGAGAAATTGTCGGCAGCATTGGGCTTTGATCTTGGCACAGAGGAGGAACTCGAAACCGCAACTTCTGTTGAAGCCGGTTCCGAGACCAGCCGGATGCTGTTTTTGGGCGGAACAAATTTGTTTATCGCCCCCAGAGTTGTCGCTTCGTCGATTGATATTTCGAAACTGAACAATATCGAGGGGATGATCTCAAACCTTGATCCGGATCTTGTGGCAAGTATGGATGCGAGTGAGATGCAGAAGTTGGTCAATTTCCTGTGTTCATCGGTATGTGCCAATAAAACGATTTCGTCCTGCGTGAGTGCGTATAATAAAAAGTACGGCACAAAGATTGACGTCACACCGATTCTCGCAGCTGCGGGTGTGAGCAGCAGTACCAAAATCCCTGCTGCCCTCAGTATGCTGGAGATGAAAATCGATGTGAAAAATCCGATTTTAAACGTTCAGAAAAAGAACGCGGAAGCAGCTTCGGCTGCCGCTGTAGCGGCAAAAGCCGCCTCGTCTAAAGCATCCTCAAAATCCTCATCAAAATCGACGTCTTCCTCATCCGGTTCAAAGAGCAGCACTTCCACAACCTCAAAAGCCTCAACAACCTCCTCAAAGACGTCGTCTAAAATATCGTCTGTAACCACAACCGAAGTCACCTCTGCGACCGACATCATTACAGAGACGATGGATGGGTTCACGCAGGACATTCTTGCGACTGCCAAACAGGCCGCGCGAAAAATCGCAGTTAAGTTGGTCAGCTGCCTGGTGTTTGTGATATTGTTTTTATTGGTACGGTTAATTTTGATGTTGTTTGCAAAGCTGTTAAGCGGTATAATAGATAAGATACCGGTTGTCAGCGGTATCAACAAGCTGCTGGGCGGGATACTCGGTATTGCGGGAGGATTGATTGTCTCGGCGGTGCTTGTCGTCGGTGTGGTCAGCGTCTCGCCGCTTATCACAAACGACAATTATGTCCGTGCGATCGACAATTCGTTGGCCTGCCGCACTGCTACAAAGCTGATTTACGGTGACGGCAGCAGCGACGACGCCGTCACAGTCGGGGATTCCGGCAACGAAGACGATTCTTTCAATGAGGACGATTTCGATTTTAGCGAAGAGGATTTCGACTTCAGCGAAGAGGACTTTGATTTCAGCGAAGACAGCTTGGAGTCCGGCACATTATCCAGCGCGGGCTGAAAGGGGAACCTGCATTGACCATACCAAACATACTGTCTCTATTCAGAATGGTTTTAATCCCGATCTATGCGTGGCTCTATTTTTCGGACTATAAAAGCGGTGCGTTGATTGCGGGCATCGTATTGGTCGTCTCCGGCCTGACCGATTTGTTTGACGGAGCAATCGCTCGCAAGTATAATCAGATCAGCGAACTGGGCAAGGTGTTGGATCCGCTGGCCGACAAGCTGACACAGGTGGCCGTATTTGTCTGTCTGTATTTTAAATTCAAATATCTTCTGCCGCTGTTTTGCTTTATCGTCTATAAAGAGCTGCTGATGCTGGCGGTGGGATACGGTGTTTTGAAAAAGGGCTTCGTGGTGACCTCCAAATGGTGGGGCAAGGTCACGACGTTTTTGATATATTGCGCGGTGGCGGCGTTCACTTTCTTCCCGGGGCTGCCGAAAACCGCGATACTTGCAATATCCGCTCTGCTGCTGGCGATGCTGGCCTTCTCGATGTGGGGCTATGCGGAGGTATTGGTCGGCGTATTCGCAAAATCCTCGCTGACCGGCAGAGACTTGAAGGAAATAGCGGAAGAAACCTATTGATGAAAGGATTAATCCATGCTTTGCAGCAGATGTAAGAAGAGACCCGCCGTCGTTTTTATCAGTAAAATCGAGGGCGAGAAAAAGACCAACGAGGGGCTTTGTTTGGTTTGCGCCAAAGAACTCGGCATCCCGCAGGTCAACGATATTATCAACAAAATGGGAATTTCCGACGACGATCTCGAGGAGATGTCGGAGCAGCTGGGCGAAATGATGGGTCCGCAGGAAGAGGAGTCGGCGGACGGCGCCTCCGCCGGCGGTTCTGCGACATTCCCCGCTTTTTTACGCGGAATGATGAACAATAACAAGGGCTTGGAGCCGGGCAAACAACCCGACCCCAAAACCGGTGCTGCAAAAGGTCAGCCCAAAGCCGCACCACAGGATCCGGCTGCCAAACGCAAGTTCTTGAATACTTACTGCACGAATTTTACCAAGCAGGCCAAAGACGGCGGCTTCGATAATATTATCGGTCGCGACCGTGAAATCGGGCGTATGATTCAGATTTTGTCCCGCCGTACGAAGAACAATCCCTGTTTGATCGGCGAACCCGGCGTGGGCAAGACTGCGATTGTCGAGGGGCTTGCGCAGCGCATCGTCGAAGGCGATGTGCCTTTTGTGCTGAAAGAAAAAGACGTGTATTTGCTTGATCTGACCGCTTTGGTGGCCGGAACGCAGTTCCGCGG from Oscillospiraceae bacterium includes the following:
- the truA gene encoding tRNA pseudouridine(38-40) synthase TruA, translating into MKNFKVTIAFDGGNYGGWQIQKNSYTVQQAVQDSLKKILKTRHKVTGCGRTDSGVHANNYVYNFKTESNIPENGLFRALHITLPDDIAVLEVKEVALDFSAQFSAVAKQYIYQFSNTVSRNPFLDRYALHYEYPMDDKLMDKAAKHFLGHHDFSAFCASGAQNVTSDRTIFRSDVVRDGDIVRYYVAGNGFLYNMVRIMAGTLLYVSAGKLEADSIPDIIASGDRERAGKTLPPHGLYLDRVFYDTISHEKGAGDHGGE
- a CDS encoding DUF5711 family protein, producing MAENEGRQVRDSKKRRKIRAKRWLILFVTALVIVFIACNWEWLSPVAILQRVQAAKSGAGVVTEYPVDIAGKEVAGISGFGSGGILAADSGCYLLRSDSTTYYQYALASTTAVIGDKAALVYEKGGTKFQYFNTEGRVFEYENAEQILRMAVAKNGSYALLTAPSEYSSKLTIYSNTHTELFSQFFQTPNLTRIALNSSAKYCAVIVLETIDGQLCSQLSVYDTGLQDPVYTQTFAGLLALDMQYCEDGDLVIVFDRAAVRYNTKYELSWRVDFDGLAAYATSNDGTVGLLLDDSEGIGCTLKVCGEQGELWSAQISGQAKGLSVRDGKAVYLAGGQVLLLDESGKSAGTAECSLDTYSTALGDKFVVLVGKDKISRILLSDMNVA
- a CDS encoding CvpA family protein; the encoded protein is MSVVDLVIVLIVIISVIIGFKRGFVKTLVGLVSLVLAFIIAYTFAAPISEKVYDNYLEEKLSAALGFDLGTEEELETATSVEAGSETSRMLFLGGTNLFIAPRVVASSIDISKLNNIEGMISNLDPDLVASMDASEMQKLVNFLCSSVCANKTISSCVSAYNKKYGTKIDVTPILAAAGVSSSTKIPAALSMLEMKIDVKNPILNVQKKNAEAASAAAVAAKAASSKASSKSSSKSTSSSSGSKSSTSTTSKASTTSSKTSSKISSVTTTEVTSATDIITETMDGFTQDILATAKQAARKIAVKLVSCLVFVILFLLVRLILMLFAKLLSGIIDKIPVVSGINKLLGGILGIAGGLIVSAVLVVGVVSVSPLITNDNYVRAIDNSLACRTATKLIYGDGSSDDAVTVGDSGNEDDSFNEDDFDFSEEDFDFSEEDFDFSEDSLESGTLSSAG
- a CDS encoding CDP-alcohol phosphatidyltransferase family protein yields the protein MTIPNILSLFRMVLIPIYAWLYFSDYKSGALIAGIVLVVSGLTDLFDGAIARKYNQISELGKVLDPLADKLTQVAVFVCLYFKFKYLLPLFCFIVYKELLMLAVGYGVLKKGFVVTSKWWGKVTTFLIYCAVAAFTFFPGLPKTAILAISALLLAMLAFSMWGYAEVLVGVFAKSSLTGRDLKEIAEETY